Proteins encoded within one genomic window of Acidimicrobiales bacterium:
- a CDS encoding ABC-2 family transporter protein yields the protein MVEAVRSAVGTYRILAGARLRSDLEYRVSFVLFTLSQFLITALDFIAVLIVFTNVHSLKGWTVGEVAFLYGLGNLGFALADLFVSAIEAVQIHVREGSLDRFLLRPASPMVQVIADEFSLRRIGKVLEGLTVLVIGCVAAPIHWTVTRAAMLVVSLLSAAAIFGAVWVLATCLCFWWVDAREAANAVTYGGAFLAEYPLAVYGGILRRVLAFGVPIAFANYFPAVYVLGRTDRLGAPAWISFASPLVAVAVSVAAAAAWRTGLRHYRSTGS from the coding sequence GTGGTTGAGGCGGTGCGCAGCGCCGTCGGCACCTACCGCATCCTCGCCGGCGCGCGGTTGCGGTCCGACCTCGAATACCGCGTCAGCTTCGTGTTGTTCACCCTGAGCCAGTTCTTGATCACGGCGCTGGACTTCATCGCCGTCCTCATCGTGTTCACCAACGTGCACTCACTGAAGGGCTGGACCGTGGGCGAGGTGGCGTTCCTCTACGGCCTCGGCAATCTCGGTTTCGCCTTGGCCGACCTGTTCGTCTCGGCCATCGAGGCGGTACAGATTCACGTGCGCGAGGGCAGCCTCGACCGGTTCCTGCTGCGGCCGGCCTCGCCGATGGTGCAGGTGATCGCGGACGAGTTCTCGTTGCGCCGCATCGGCAAGGTGCTCGAGGGCCTGACGGTGCTGGTCATCGGTTGCGTCGCCGCGCCGATTCACTGGACGGTTACGCGCGCCGCGATGCTCGTCGTGTCCCTGCTGAGCGCGGCTGCGATCTTCGGTGCCGTGTGGGTGCTGGCGACGTGCTTGTGCTTCTGGTGGGTCGACGCCCGCGAGGCGGCAAACGCCGTCACCTACGGCGGCGCGTTCCTCGCTGAGTACCCGCTGGCGGTCTACGGCGGCATACTGCGCCGCGTGCTCGCCTTCGGGGTGCCGATCGCGTTCGCCAACTACTTCCCGGCGGTCTACGTGCTGGGGCGCACCGATCGGCTTGGCGCCCCGGCGTGGATCTCTTTCGCGAGCCCGCTCGTCGCCGTCGCCGTGTCCGTGGCGGCGGCGGCGGCGTGGCGCACGGGGCTGCGGCACTACCGGAGCACGGGTAGCTGA
- a CDS encoding alpha/beta fold hydrolase produces MRLGGVLGAWMRNYVIAPRYRAGVDGYVTTSDGVRLHTVTLAGPPTSGVTVLIAPGFGHWHRHSKLVEFASAMAAHANVVVLELRGHGHSGGASTLGSVESADVAAAVAAVPAGQALVLVGVSLGAAASVVYCGTAAERGLRVPDAVVSISGPGWWTPERPRQGVARLLRAASSGITRGGMRLFMRVRLVDVAGLGWCDPIDVVANIAPAPLLLVHDPDDWYFGADQVEALAARAGTTATVWWRPGHGHASDLFDGELYRRIAADVIGPIAAQATDRAGSATPSRRSPGASSKSPS; encoded by the coding sequence ATGCGTCTCGGTGGTGTGCTCGGAGCCTGGATGCGCAACTACGTCATCGCCCCGCGCTACCGCGCCGGGGTCGACGGCTACGTCACCACCAGCGATGGCGTGCGGCTGCATACCGTCACGCTCGCCGGCCCGCCGACCAGCGGGGTGACCGTCCTCATCGCCCCCGGATTCGGGCACTGGCATCGTCATTCCAAGCTGGTCGAGTTCGCCTCGGCCATGGCGGCCCACGCCAACGTCGTGGTGCTCGAGTTGCGGGGCCACGGGCACTCGGGCGGCGCCAGCACGCTCGGCTCGGTCGAGTCCGCTGACGTCGCCGCCGCCGTCGCCGCCGTGCCGGCGGGCCAGGCGCTCGTTCTGGTCGGCGTCAGCCTGGGCGCGGCGGCTTCGGTCGTGTACTGCGGCACGGCAGCCGAACGCGGCCTGCGGGTCCCCGACGCCGTCGTTTCGATCTCGGGTCCGGGTTGGTGGACGCCGGAGCGGCCACGCCAAGGCGTCGCTCGGCTCCTGCGCGCCGCCAGCTCTGGCATCACCCGGGGCGGGATGCGGTTGTTCATGCGCGTGCGCCTCGTCGACGTGGCCGGGCTCGGGTGGTGCGACCCGATCGACGTCGTGGCGAACATCGCCCCGGCACCGCTGCTGCTCGTCCACGACCCCGACGACTGGTACTTCGGCGCCGATCAGGTCGAGGCACTGGCGGCACGCGCCGGCACGACGGCGACGGTGTGGTGGCGTCCGGGTCACGGCCACGCCAGCGATCTGTTCGACGGAGAGCTCTACCGTCGGATCGCCGCCGACGTGATCGGCCCTATCGCTGCGCAGGCGACGGATCGAGCAGGTAGTGCGACACCATCCAGGCGTTCCCCCGGCGCCAGCTCCAAATCTCCTTCGTAG
- the sufB gene encoding Fe-S cluster assembly protein SufB has product MAIEELNLSKYALGWSDAENYVFKPAKGLSENVVKDISWWKGEPDWMTKFRLKSLQRFDKKPMAAWFADHIPNIDFDDIYYYIKPTEQVTDDWDELPEQMRQTYEKLGIPEAEQRYFAGVTSQYESEVVYHRNREDLEKQGIIFCDMDTALREYPELLKQYFGTVIPPGDNKFAALNSAVWSGGSFIYVPPGVNCELPLQAYFRINSENAGQFERTLIIADEGAQVHYIEGCSAPVYAKDTDSLHSAVVELIAKPHSRITYTTIQNWSNNVYNLVTKRARAEEGAHVEWIDGNIGSKRTIKYPSVYLMGPKASGEVLSVAYAGADQWQDTGAKMYHCAPETTSTIISKSISKDGGRTTYRGLVHVDEGATNSKSFVRCDALLLDEDSQSDTYPYMEVGERDAAIGHEATVSKIGSEQLFYLMSRGLSEEQAMGMIVNGFIEPITKTLPMEYAVEWSRLIELQMEGSIG; this is encoded by the coding sequence GTGGCGATTGAAGAGCTCAACCTCAGTAAGTACGCGCTGGGCTGGAGCGACGCGGAGAACTACGTCTTCAAGCCGGCCAAGGGCCTGAGCGAGAACGTCGTCAAGGACATCTCGTGGTGGAAGGGCGAGCCGGACTGGATGACCAAGTTCCGGCTGAAGTCGCTCCAGCGCTTTGACAAGAAGCCGATGGCGGCGTGGTTCGCCGACCACATCCCGAACATCGACTTCGACGACATCTACTACTACATCAAGCCGACGGAGCAGGTCACCGACGACTGGGACGAGCTGCCCGAACAGATGCGGCAGACCTACGAGAAGCTCGGGATTCCCGAAGCCGAGCAGCGCTACTTCGCCGGCGTCACCTCACAATATGAGAGCGAAGTGGTTTACCACCGCAACCGCGAAGACCTCGAGAAGCAGGGGATCATCTTCTGCGACATGGACACGGCGCTGCGGGAGTATCCGGAACTGCTCAAGCAGTACTTCGGCACCGTCATCCCACCGGGCGACAACAAGTTCGCCGCCCTCAACTCGGCGGTCTGGTCGGGTGGCTCGTTCATCTACGTGCCGCCGGGTGTGAATTGCGAGCTACCGCTGCAGGCGTACTTCCGGATCAACTCGGAAAACGCCGGCCAGTTCGAGCGCACGCTGATCATCGCCGACGAAGGCGCGCAGGTGCACTACATCGAGGGCTGCTCGGCGCCGGTGTACGCCAAGGACACCGACTCGCTGCACTCGGCGGTCGTCGAACTCATCGCCAAGCCGCACTCGCGCATCACGTACACCACGATCCAGAACTGGTCGAACAACGTCTACAACCTCGTGACGAAGCGAGCCCGTGCCGAAGAGGGCGCCCACGTCGAATGGATTGACGGCAACATCGGCTCGAAGCGCACGATCAAGTACCCGTCGGTGTACCTCATGGGTCCGAAGGCGTCGGGTGAGGTGCTGTCGGTGGCCTATGCGGGCGCCGATCAGTGGCAGGACACCGGAGCCAAGATGTACCACTGCGCGCCGGAGACCACGTCCACCATCATCTCGAAGTCGATCTCGAAGGACGGTGGACGCACCACGTACCGCGGCCTCGTCCACGTCGACGAGGGCGCGACGAACTCCAAGAGCTTCGTCCGCTGCGACGCCCTGTTGCTCGACGAGGACAGCCAGTCCGACACCTATCCGTACATGGAAGTGGGCGAGCGCGACGCTGCGATCGGTCACGAGGCCACCGTGTCGAAGATCGGCTCGGAGCAGCTCTTCTATCTGATGAGCCGCGGCCTGTCCGAAGAGCAGGCGATGGGCATGATCGTGAACGGCTTCATCGAGCCGATCACCAAGACGCTGCCGATGGAGTACGCCGTGGAGTGGTCCCGGTTGATCGAACTCCAGATGGAAGGCTCGATCGGCTAG
- a CDS encoding cyclopropane-fatty-acyl-phospholipid synthase family protein — protein sequence MPAQTARRAALTVLRRIRVGQLTIHDHTGEVIVCGPGGDGPRAEVFVRDERAWRLVLRGSRGIVDGYVDGWWDTPDLTAVFRVAARNIGRADRLVAKLSPIRTPWLRLRSGFVRNTPSRSRKDISAHYDLGNDMFALWLDPRLMYSCAFFAERDTPLAEAAEAKLEATCRKLDLRADDHLLEIGTGWGGFAVYAATTRGCRVTTTTISREQYDEAVARVKAAGVDHLVEVRLDDYRELTGTYDKLVSIEMIEAVGYRDFDTFFARCSALLKPDGLMVLQAITIDDRSFEISKDARSFIRTYIFPNGCLPSVEVMAHHVKHDTDMRTLRLDDYADHYAETLRRWRNNFEAATDALDALGYDERFRRLWRAYLCYCEAGFDERHVGLVQLVLAKPLYRADGVPERATHDAPTASSVQRSYATR from the coding sequence ATGCCGGCGCAGACGGCGCGCCGCGCCGCCCTGACGGTGCTGCGGCGAATTCGCGTCGGGCAACTCACGATCCACGATCACACCGGTGAAGTCATCGTGTGCGGGCCCGGCGGCGACGGCCCACGCGCCGAGGTGTTCGTCCGCGACGAGCGGGCCTGGCGGCTCGTGCTGCGCGGCAGCCGCGGCATCGTCGACGGGTACGTCGACGGATGGTGGGACACACCCGATCTGACGGCGGTGTTCCGCGTGGCGGCGCGCAACATCGGGCGCGCCGACCGGCTCGTGGCGAAGCTCTCACCGATACGCACGCCATGGCTGCGCCTGCGCAGCGGGTTCGTGCGGAACACGCCGAGCCGGAGCCGCAAGGACATCTCGGCGCACTACGACCTGGGTAACGACATGTTCGCGTTGTGGCTCGACCCGCGACTGATGTACTCGTGCGCCTTCTTCGCCGAACGCGACACGCCGCTCGCCGAGGCCGCTGAGGCCAAGCTCGAGGCGACCTGCCGCAAGCTCGACCTGCGCGCCGACGACCACCTGCTCGAGATCGGCACCGGCTGGGGCGGCTTCGCCGTCTACGCCGCCACGACGCGGGGCTGTCGGGTCACCACGACCACCATCTCGCGCGAGCAGTACGACGAGGCCGTCGCCCGCGTGAAAGCGGCCGGCGTCGACCACCTCGTCGAGGTACGCCTCGACGACTACCGTGAGCTCACCGGCACCTACGACAAGCTCGTATCCATCGAGATGATCGAAGCCGTCGGCTACCGCGACTTCGACACCTTCTTTGCCCGCTGCTCGGCGCTCCTGAAGCCCGACGGCCTCATGGTGTTGCAGGCGATCACGATCGACGATCGCAGCTTCGAGATCTCGAAGGACGCCCGCAGCTTCATCCGCACCTACATCTTCCCCAACGGCTGCTTGCCCTCGGTCGAAGTGATGGCGCATCACGTCAAGCACGACACCGACATGCGGACGCTGCGCCTCGACGACTACGCGGACCACTACGCCGAGACGCTGCGGCGCTGGCGAAACAACTTCGAGGCTGCCACCGACGCGCTCGACGCGCTGGGTTACGACGAGCGCTTCCGCCGGTTGTGGCGCGCGTACCTCTGCTACTGCGAGGCCGGCTTCGACGAGCGCCACGTCGGCCTCGTGCAGCTGGTCCTGGCGAAGCCGCTGTATCGCGCCGACGGCGTGCCGGAACGCGCCACGCACGACGCGCCGACGGCGTCATCGGTCCAGCGCTCCTACGCTACGAGGTGA
- a CDS encoding signal peptidase I: MRKATRLLTIAAQALAVAAALTALTILVVPRAFGWRLVDVLSGSMTPTYPARSVLALEAVNPSRVRAGDVIAFHRGDDPRTLVTHRVVRVQHSGGQLSFVTKGDANSDADRDPVPASELRGRVVFGAPHLGWLVQTVHTPAGYAGLLLFPGMLVIANEIGSIRRELRGGASAGEAGADGTTRQVLLATIAADWTQLLSIADLTTRAGGSIEVVGPASITVALVAEPARVRAFEEALQRYGVVASAKSRAVTVPAPAGLGDDVDGSTAARLDLGMKTMAVALRTNHGSAAGEEE; this comes from the coding sequence ATGCGTAAAGCCACGAGACTTCTCACGATTGCAGCACAAGCGCTGGCGGTTGCGGCTGCCCTGACGGCGCTCACCATCCTGGTCGTGCCGCGCGCGTTCGGATGGCGGCTCGTCGACGTCCTGTCGGGGAGCATGACGCCGACCTATCCCGCTCGCTCGGTTCTGGCACTCGAGGCGGTGAACCCGTCACGCGTCCGCGCCGGTGACGTCATCGCGTTCCATCGCGGCGACGATCCCCGCACGCTTGTGACCCACCGCGTGGTGCGGGTTCAGCACTCCGGCGGACAACTCAGCTTCGTCACGAAAGGCGATGCCAACAGCGACGCCGATCGGGACCCGGTACCGGCCAGCGAACTACGCGGACGCGTCGTCTTCGGCGCCCCGCATCTGGGGTGGCTGGTCCAGACGGTCCACACTCCGGCCGGATACGCCGGACTGCTGCTGTTCCCCGGCATGCTGGTCATCGCCAACGAAATCGGCTCGATCCGCCGCGAACTGCGCGGCGGCGCCTCGGCGGGCGAGGCGGGCGCGGACGGCACGACTCGGCAAGTTCTCTTGGCGACGATCGCCGCCGACTGGACGCAACTGCTCAGCATCGCCGATCTCACCACGCGAGCGGGGGGCAGCATCGAAGTGGTCGGACCGGCGTCGATCACGGTCGCGCTCGTGGCGGAGCCGGCGCGGGTCCGCGCGTTCGAAGAGGCGTTGCAGCGCTATGGCGTTGTCGCCTCGGCGAAGTCCCGAGCCGTCACCGTGCCCGCGCCGGCAGGGCTCGGCGATGACGTCGACGGCTCGACCGCCGCCCGACTCGACCTCGGAATGAAGACCATGGCCGTCGCCTTGCGCACCAACCACGGGTCGGCCGCGGGAGAGGAAGAGTGA
- a CDS encoding TasA family protein: protein MNRKILWSGLAIAVAATTIGAGAFATYVDSDTSAQVDVTAGTLKLEVGGSAATVDYDVANAYPGSDTGVGHGFVLQNTGTLPGNLHVYLVKDADAENGMVDPETDAPDTDPVGGEIDNWLKVNVDGNSFGYGGTVPSMGLDTLAVGGSEEITDLIWGPHPILIPAGDQYPAAPFELWFGWKISDDATNQIQSDSLSFHLEFVLEQA, encoded by the coding sequence ATGAACCGAAAGATTCTGTGGTCTGGTCTCGCGATCGCGGTCGCAGCGACCACGATTGGTGCGGGAGCTTTCGCCACGTACGTCGACTCGGATACGTCGGCACAGGTCGACGTGACGGCCGGCACGCTCAAGCTCGAAGTCGGTGGCAGTGCCGCGACGGTTGACTACGACGTCGCCAACGCCTATCCCGGTTCCGACACTGGAGTGGGCCACGGCTTCGTCCTCCAGAACACCGGGACCCTGCCCGGCAACCTGCACGTTTACCTCGTGAAGGACGCTGACGCGGAGAACGGCATGGTCGATCCCGAGACCGACGCGCCCGACACGGACCCAGTCGGCGGCGAGATCGACAACTGGCTCAAGGTCAACGTCGACGGCAACTCGTTCGGCTATGGCGGCACGGTCCCATCGATGGGACTCGACACCCTGGCCGTCGGTGGCTCCGAAGAGATCACCGACCTGATCTGGGGTCCTCACCCGATTCTGATCCCGGCCGGAGACCAGTACCCGGCTGCTCCCTTCGAGTTGTGGTTCGGATGGAAGATCTCGGATGACGCGACCAACCAGATCCAATCGGACTCGCTGTCGTTCCATCTCGAGTTCGTGTTGGAACAGGCCTGA
- a CDS encoding DUF1365 domain-containing protein produces the protein MAVGTASAVYEGTVRHRRYTEHPQVFTHRVAMAYLDLAEMPTSLGSGFSFERSDFMGDPAQPLDECVRDAVAAGLAFRPTGAVRLLTTLRSFGHSFNPASFYYCFDESDRLQAVAVEVTNTPWRERHTYVMACDPERTTTARVTKRLHVSPFLDMDHTYNFTLRPPSSTLFVHIDNFQDDRRVFDATLHLERQPFDRATLRRIAWRYPLPSRRHLALIYGHAAALSARGVKVRRHRKAVSA, from the coding sequence ATGGCCGTGGGAACCGCCAGCGCCGTGTACGAGGGCACCGTGCGCCACCGCCGCTACACCGAGCACCCCCAGGTGTTCACGCACCGCGTCGCCATGGCGTACCTCGACCTCGCCGAGATGCCGACGTCGTTAGGCAGCGGGTTCAGCTTCGAGCGGTCCGACTTCATGGGCGACCCCGCCCAACCGCTCGACGAGTGCGTACGCGACGCCGTCGCCGCGGGGCTCGCCTTCCGGCCGACCGGGGCCGTCCGCCTGTTGACGACGCTGCGCAGCTTCGGCCACAGCTTCAACCCGGCCAGCTTCTACTACTGCTTCGACGAATCGGACCGATTGCAGGCCGTCGCCGTCGAGGTGACCAACACTCCGTGGCGTGAACGTCACACCTACGTCATGGCGTGCGACCCCGAACGCACGACCACGGCGAGGGTGACCAAGCGCCTCCACGTCTCCCCGTTCTTGGACATGGATCACACCTACAACTTCACCCTCCGCCCGCCCTCGAGCACGCTGTTCGTGCACATCGACAACTTCCAGGACGATCGGCGCGTGTTCGACGCCACGCTGCACCTCGAACGCCAACCGTTCGATCGCGCCACGCTGCGCCGCATCGCCTGGCGATATCCGCTCCCGAGCCGGCGTCATCTCGCACTGATCTACGGTCACGCTGCCGCGCTGTCGGCCCGGGGCGTGAAGGTGCGGCGTCACCGCAAGGCGGTCTCCGCGTGA
- a CDS encoding calcium-binding protein, with translation MTSVAAAGALMCGTFVYARLGDRDSTATYSITAGTWTPSPPPECAGMVFTHVITGTGGDDVLYGTVHADLIFGFGGNDVIHGGNQDDCIVGGLGDDTLYGGNGKDVLIGGNGGDVLNGENGKDRLFGGDGDDVLDGGNAPDFLDGGQGTDACSSAPGPDAVLNCEQPV, from the coding sequence ATGACTTCCGTCGCCGCCGCCGGTGCGCTGATGTGCGGGACGTTTGTCTACGCGCGACTTGGCGACCGGGACTCGACCGCCACCTACAGCATCACGGCCGGGACCTGGACGCCATCACCCCCGCCCGAGTGCGCAGGGATGGTGTTCACCCACGTCATCACCGGTACCGGGGGCGATGACGTGCTCTACGGCACCGTTCACGCCGATCTCATATTCGGATTCGGGGGCAACGACGTCATTCACGGCGGCAATCAGGACGACTGCATCGTCGGCGGACTCGGCGACGACACGCTCTACGGCGGCAACGGGAAGGACGTGCTGATCGGAGGCAACGGCGGCGACGTTCTCAACGGAGAAAACGGCAAAGATCGTCTCTTCGGCGGTGACGGCGACGACGTTCTCGATGGCGGGAACGCCCCGGACTTCCTCGACGGTGGTCAAGGCACCGACGCCTGCTCCTCTGCGCCTGGACCGGACGCCGTGCTCAACTGCGAGCAGCCCGTGTAG
- a CDS encoding ABC-2 family transporter protein encodes MRVYVEVARRSFRRFSTYRAATVAGIFTNSVFGMIRAAVFIAVVKTHPGAGGYDVRDVVTFTFISQGMLAFLSAFSGIEEISNRVRTGDIVTDFYRPSDFQTWWLAFDSGRATFQLVGRFAPIVAVGALVYGVRWPASFGVAALFALSMYAALLISFGVRYLVSLTSFWLLDIRGTTQLAVTLIMFGSGNTAPLSFFPHWLEPTVRALPFAGMIQTPADVWMGKVTGAAAAGRVGQQVAWAAVLFLVGRYVTTRATRRVVIQGG; translated from the coding sequence GTGCGGGTGTACGTGGAGGTGGCGCGGCGGAGCTTCCGGCGGTTCTCGACCTACCGCGCCGCCACCGTCGCCGGCATCTTCACCAATTCGGTGTTCGGGATGATCCGTGCCGCCGTGTTCATCGCAGTCGTGAAAACGCATCCGGGCGCCGGCGGCTACGACGTGCGCGACGTCGTCACCTTTACGTTCATCTCGCAGGGGATGCTGGCGTTCCTCTCGGCGTTCTCAGGCATCGAAGAGATCAGCAACCGCGTGCGCACCGGCGACATCGTCACCGACTTCTACCGGCCGTCGGACTTCCAGACGTGGTGGCTCGCCTTCGACAGCGGCCGGGCCACGTTTCAGCTCGTCGGTCGCTTCGCGCCGATCGTCGCTGTCGGCGCGCTCGTCTACGGGGTGCGCTGGCCGGCGAGCTTCGGCGTCGCCGCGCTGTTCGCGCTGTCGATGTACGCCGCGCTGCTCATCTCCTTCGGCGTGCGCTACCTCGTCAGCCTGACGTCGTTCTGGCTGCTCGACATCCGCGGCACGACCCAGCTGGCGGTCACGCTCATCATGTTCGGGTCGGGTAACACCGCGCCGCTGTCGTTCTTCCCGCACTGGCTCGAGCCGACGGTGCGGGCGCTGCCCTTCGCCGGGATGATCCAGACGCCGGCCGACGTGTGGATGGGCAAGGTCACGGGGGCCGCCGCCGCCGGCCGCGTCGGCCAACAGGTGGCGTGGGCCGCGGTGCTGTTCCTCGTCGGTCGCTACGTGACGACGCGGGCCACGCGCCGGGTGGTGATCCAGGGTGGTTGA
- a CDS encoding ATP-binding cassette domain-containing protein, whose protein sequence is MAVITAEGLGKTFRVRRRAGRLRRRVENVVAVSDLHFAVEPGEMVGYIGPNGAGKSTTIKMLTGILVPSHGDVRVLGLDPSRRRTEVARQVGVVFGQRTQLWWDLPLADSFDLLRRVYKVGDADYRATLDELVDLLDLDALLPVPVRQLSLGQRMRGDIAASLLHDPAILYLDEPTIGLDVVSKARVREFLAKRNAERGTTVLLTTHDLDDIEHLCQRVMIIDHGRLLFDGGLVEVIERLGEERTLVVDLAAESPPLTVPGTRLVSVEGTRQRFAFKRSEASAAAVIAGVAAAAEIVELTIEEPDIESAIRRLYESGL, encoded by the coding sequence ATGGCCGTCATCACCGCCGAGGGTTTGGGCAAGACGTTCCGTGTCCGCCGCCGTGCCGGGCGACTGCGGCGGCGCGTCGAGAACGTCGTGGCCGTTTCCGATCTGCACTTCGCCGTCGAACCGGGTGAGATGGTCGGCTACATCGGGCCGAACGGCGCCGGGAAGTCCACGACGATCAAGATGCTGACCGGCATCCTCGTGCCGTCGCACGGTGACGTGCGCGTGCTGGGCCTCGACCCGTCGCGCCGGCGGACGGAGGTGGCGCGCCAGGTCGGCGTCGTGTTCGGCCAGCGCACGCAGCTGTGGTGGGACCTCCCCCTGGCCGACAGCTTCGACCTGTTGCGGCGCGTCTACAAGGTGGGCGACGCCGACTATCGCGCCACCCTCGACGAACTCGTCGACCTCCTCGACCTGGACGCGCTGCTGCCGGTCCCCGTACGGCAGCTCTCGCTCGGCCAACGCATGCGCGGCGACATCGCCGCGTCGCTGCTGCACGACCCCGCGATCCTCTACCTCGACGAGCCGACCATCGGTCTCGACGTGGTGAGCAAGGCGCGGGTGCGTGAGTTCCTGGCGAAGCGCAACGCCGAGCGGGGCACCACCGTGCTGCTGACGACGCATGACCTCGACGACATCGAGCACCTGTGCCAGCGGGTGATGATCATCGACCACGGCCGGTTGCTGTTCGACGGCGGGCTGGTCGAGGTGATCGAGCGGCTGGGAGAGGAACGAACGCTGGTCGTCGACCTCGCCGCCGAGTCGCCGCCGCTGACGGTGCCGGGCACGCGGCTGGTGTCGGTCGAAGGGACGCGCCAGCGCTTCGCGTTCAAGCGCTCGGAGGCGTCGGCGGCGGCGGTCATCGCCGGGGTCGCCGCCGCCGCCGAGATCGTCGAGTTGACGATCGAGGAGCCCGACATCGAATCCGCCATCCGGCGTCTGTACGAGTCGGGGCTGTAG
- a CDS encoding HAD-IB family phosphatase produces the protein MFFDFDGTISTKDIGVHLLERLATGDWRALDDRYCDGVIGSRQCMVEQWACIPTDVDEATRHAVAAEVPIDPAFGPLVEALRAGGAEVTVVSDGFGFYVHDRVDPFGVPVFTNEVDFATNTMRFPNANPDCVECAQCGTCKRRLIEEAAARGRTTVFVGDGTSDRHAARAADVVFATEALATWCDDESIAYQRFDTLRTVMKSLMG, from the coding sequence GTGTTCTTCGATTTCGACGGGACCATCTCGACCAAGGACATCGGCGTCCACCTGCTCGAGCGGCTGGCGACGGGCGACTGGCGGGCGCTCGACGACCGCTACTGCGACGGCGTCATCGGTAGCCGTCAGTGCATGGTCGAGCAGTGGGCGTGCATCCCCACCGACGTCGACGAAGCGACGCGCCACGCGGTGGCCGCCGAAGTGCCGATTGACCCGGCGTTCGGGCCCCTGGTGGAGGCATTACGGGCGGGGGGCGCGGAGGTGACCGTCGTCTCCGACGGGTTCGGCTTCTACGTGCACGACCGCGTCGACCCGTTCGGTGTGCCCGTCTTCACCAACGAAGTCGACTTCGCGACCAACACGATGCGGTTCCCGAATGCGAATCCCGACTGCGTCGAGTGCGCCCAGTGCGGCACGTGCAAGCGCCGCTTGATCGAGGAAGCTGCGGCTCGCGGGCGCACGACGGTATTCGTGGGCGACGGGACGAGCGACCGCCACGCGGCGCGTGCCGCCGATGTGGTGTTCGCCACTGAAGCTCTCGCGACCTGGTGCGACGACGAGAGCATCGCTTATCAGCGGTTCGACACGCTCCGCACCGTCATGAAGTCGTTGATGGGGTGA
- a CDS encoding phytanoyl-CoA dioxygenase family protein: MLTEEQLAQYAEVGYVRIERFSDAATCQAMLDRVIAVARAHAEGDRSAGWLLPEANLAGTAGRPEQLVAKIFRLHRDSVFHEWITAPAVVDIAADLIGSPDVDCFLSQFIFKNPGAWGQPWHQDSHYFAFGPENGGRPIVGLWLAVTDATLENGCLWVVPGSHHEPVHEHVDDRRPGANYGYREIVDFDTSAQVPVLMHAGDLLLFDSHLMHRSTDNVSNGIRAAMVYHCAATGTVDLADHPINDFMTVRSVSNR, encoded by the coding sequence ATGCTGACAGAGGAGCAGTTGGCGCAGTACGCCGAAGTCGGATACGTCCGCATCGAGCGGTTCAGCGACGCCGCGACGTGCCAGGCGATGCTGGACCGCGTGATCGCGGTGGCGCGGGCCCACGCCGAAGGTGATCGTTCAGCCGGGTGGCTGCTGCCCGAGGCGAACCTCGCCGGGACCGCGGGCCGACCCGAGCAACTTGTCGCGAAAATCTTCCGGCTGCATCGCGACTCGGTGTTCCACGAGTGGATCACGGCGCCTGCCGTCGTCGACATCGCCGCCGACCTCATCGGGTCGCCCGACGTCGACTGCTTCCTGTCGCAGTTCATCTTCAAGAACCCGGGCGCGTGGGGCCAGCCCTGGCACCAGGACAGCCATTACTTCGCCTTCGGCCCCGAAAACGGCGGGCGGCCGATCGTCGGTCTGTGGCTGGCGGTGACGGATGCAACGCTCGAGAACGGCTGCTTGTGGGTCGTGCCCGGCTCGCACCACGAGCCCGTGCACGAGCACGTCGACGACCGCCGCCCCGGCGCTAACTACGGCTACCGCGAAATCGTCGACTTCGACACGTCGGCGCAGGTACCCGTGCTGATGCACGCCGGGGACCTACTCCTATTCGACAGCCACCTCATGCACCGCTCGACCGACAACGTCAGCAACGGCATCCGCGCCGCCATGGTGTACCACTGCGCAGCCACCGGGACGGTGGACCTCGCCGATCACCCCATCAACGACTTCATGACGGTGCGGAGCGTGTCGAACCGCTGA